Proteins from a genomic interval of Methanobacteriaceae archaeon:
- the purM gene encoding phosphoribosylformylglycinamidine cyclo-ligase codes for MVTYSDSGVDIDLEEITVSHLTAKLKETLKWQDIITESGHFAALVRLGDKAIAMSTDGVGSKILVAKMMEKYDTVGIDCIAMVVNDILCVGAEPLALVDYLAVEKPDPEVATQIGEGLVKGANLSKIAIIGGETASLPGIIKDFDLAGTGIGLVDVDKIITGEKIEEGNVLIGIESSGIHSNGLSLARKALFEEGQLAIDDPLPGFPDLKVGEELLTPTAIYVQPVVELLKSSLEIRGLAHITGGGFNNLKRLKKGVGYDISNLPEPQPIFRSIYSLGVPLEEMYRVFNMGIGFVVILKEENAEKAMEILSKHVKVHLIGKVTADAEKVSIKTFDGKELEM; via the coding sequence ATGGTAACCTATTCTGATTCAGGTGTGGATATAGATTTAGAAGAAATAACCGTTTCACATTTAACTGCAAAACTAAAAGAAACACTCAAATGGCAAGATATTATCACAGAAAGTGGTCATTTTGCGGCCCTTGTACGTTTAGGTGATAAAGCGATAGCTATGAGCACTGACGGCGTGGGCAGTAAAATTTTAGTGGCTAAAATGATGGAAAAGTACGACACTGTCGGAATTGACTGCATAGCCATGGTAGTTAATGATATACTCTGTGTAGGGGCCGAACCTCTTGCGCTTGTAGATTATTTAGCTGTGGAAAAACCTGACCCCGAAGTAGCTACTCAAATCGGAGAAGGGTTGGTTAAAGGAGCTAATTTATCAAAAATAGCCATTATTGGTGGAGAAACGGCTTCACTACCCGGGATAATAAAAGATTTTGACCTGGCTGGAACCGGAATTGGCCTGGTAGATGTGGACAAAATAATTACTGGTGAAAAGATCGAAGAAGGTAATGTCCTTATTGGAATAGAAAGCAGTGGTATTCACAGTAACGGTCTTAGTCTGGCCCGGAAAGCTTTATTTGAAGAAGGCCAATTGGCAATTGATGATCCCCTGCCAGGTTTTCCTGATTTAAAAGTAGGAGAAGAACTTTTAACACCAACGGCCATTTATGTTCAGCCAGTAGTTGAACTTTTAAAAAGTTCTTTAGAAATACGTGGACTGGCCCATATCACTGGTGGCGGATTTAATAACCTTAAACGCCTGAAAAAAGGTGTTGGTTATGATATATCAAATCTTCCAGAACCTCAACCAATTTTTAGATCAATATACTCTCTGGGAGTACCCTTAGAAGAAATGTATCGTGTTTTCAACATGGGAATAGGTTTTGTAGTAATTTTAAAAGAAGAAAATGCAGAAAAAGCCATGGAAATTCTCAGTAAACATGTTAAAGTTCATTTAATTGGTAAAGTAACTGCTGATGCAGAAAAAGTCAGTATAAAAACTTTTGATGGAAAAGAGCTGGAAATGTAA
- the comC gene encoding L-sulfolactate dehydrogenase: MKITPEQEKSIITEILTRLDVSKEHAEIVAEVTLDADLKGFTSHGIGRFPQYVKGLESGTIETQGDIEIESETISTALINGNHLFGHFVAYKGMELAIEKAKENGIGMVGIHDSNHFGVAGYYSDMAIEQDLIGIVTANTEPAVAPIGGKVPILGTNPIAIGVPSNNHYVSVDMATSASARGKLLEAVRRGEDIPENVALDCEGRPTIDPKEALKGSILPFGAHKGYALAFMIEILAGPLVKAAFGTGVKGTANPSEMCTKGDLMMVIDPSHMGDLEIFKDQVDAFIGEVKSTDNVFIPGDMEVRNIKKHQTDGIEIDDILAQQFKDISQELDLDLDGIF, from the coding sequence ATGAAAATAACCCCTGAACAAGAAAAATCAATAATTACAGAGATACTCACCAGGCTGGATGTTTCTAAAGAACATGCAGAAATAGTTGCTGAGGTGACCCTAGATGCCGATCTTAAAGGTTTTACTTCCCACGGAATAGGTAGATTCCCTCAATATGTAAAAGGACTTGAATCTGGAACGATTGAAACTCAGGGAGACATTGAAATAGAAAGTGAAACTATTTCAACTGCCCTTATAAATGGGAATCACCTTTTTGGACATTTTGTGGCATATAAAGGAATGGAATTAGCCATAGAAAAAGCCAAAGAAAACGGGATAGGTATGGTGGGAATTCATGACTCCAATCACTTTGGTGTGGCAGGATATTACTCCGATATGGCCATTGAACAAGATTTGATTGGAATAGTTACTGCCAACACGGAACCTGCCGTGGCCCCTATTGGTGGTAAAGTCCCTATTCTCGGAACTAATCCCATAGCCATAGGTGTGCCATCTAATAATCATTATGTTTCCGTAGATATGGCCACTTCTGCATCAGCGAGAGGGAAATTATTAGAAGCCGTGCGCCGGGGAGAAGACATACCAGAAAATGTAGCCCTGGATTGTGAAGGAAGGCCAACTATTGATCCAAAAGAAGCATTAAAAGGATCTATTTTGCCATTTGGAGCCCATAAAGGTTATGCTTTAGCATTTATGATTGAAATTTTAGCCGGGCCTCTGGTAAAAGCCGCTTTTGGTACTGGAGTAAAGGGAACAGCTAATCCATCCGAGATGTGTACTAAAGGGGATTTAATGATGGTCATAGACCCCTCACATATGGGAGATCTGGAAATCTTCAAAGATCAAGTTGATGCATTTATTGGTGAAGTTAAATCCACAGATAATGTTTTTATCCCGGGAGACATGGAAGTAAGGAATATCAAAAAACATCAGACTGACGGAATTGAAATTGATGATATTCTAGCTCAGCAGTTTAAAGATATTTCACAGGAATTAGATCTGGATTTAGATGGAATTTTTTAA
- the comD gene encoding sulfopyruvate decarboxylase subunit alpha encodes MDSTQAVYQALKEAGINFIVSIPCVNLSKLLEMVEFDSEITHVPVTREEEGFGIAAGAYMGGMKPAILMQNSGLGNSINVLTSLYKLYKIPILMVMSHRGTEGEFMSAQIPMGKATPRVLESLELPYFKPSAPEKALKDIKKAWEIAESKGVPVGILLEITFW; translated from the coding sequence ATGGACAGTACACAAGCAGTTTATCAGGCACTTAAAGAAGCAGGTATAAATTTCATAGTAAGTATTCCCTGTGTTAATTTAAGTAAGCTGCTGGAAATGGTGGAATTTGATAGTGAAATAACACATGTACCTGTTACCAGAGAAGAAGAAGGATTTGGAATTGCTGCAGGAGCTTATATGGGTGGTATGAAACCAGCGATTCTCATGCAAAATTCCGGACTTGGAAATTCAATCAATGTACTGACCTCCCTTTATAAACTTTATAAAATACCAATTCTCATGGTTATGAGCCACCGCGGAACAGAAGGTGAGTTTATGAGTGCCCAAATACCCATGGGTAAGGCCACTCCCCGGGTTTTAGAATCTCTAGAACTGCCTTACTTCAAACCCAGCGCCCCTGAAAAAGCTTTAAAAGATATTAAAAAAGCATGGGAAATAGCTGAGTCTAAGGGAGTTCCGGTGGGAATATTGCTGGAGATTACGTTCTGGTAA
- the comE gene encoding sulfopyruvate decarboxylase subunit beta, with the protein MERINAIKTIANQIDDELVVCNIGFPSRELYQVKDSPNHFYMLGSMGMASSIGLGLAMAQERKVIVFDGDGSVLMNLGSLVTIYNQAPENLILVVIDNECYGSTGSQCTYASTVDLGEVAQSIGFKNNFKFSGPGKINFQPVLEAEGPVFVHLKVKAGNADVPIIDMTPEEIINRFMKEIKENKE; encoded by the coding sequence ATGGAACGTATTAATGCTATTAAAACCATAGCCAATCAAATTGATGATGAACTGGTAGTTTGCAACATTGGATTTCCTTCCAGAGAATTATACCAGGTTAAGGATTCTCCAAATCATTTTTATATGCTTGGATCCATGGGCATGGCCTCATCTATCGGACTGGGACTGGCCATGGCCCAGGAGCGCAAAGTAATCGTCTTTGATGGTGATGGGTCTGTTTTAATGAATTTAGGCAGTCTGGTCACTATTTATAATCAGGCCCCGGAAAATCTGATTTTGGTGGTTATTGATAACGAATGTTATGGCTCTACTGGATCCCAATGTACCTATGCCAGTACCGTAGACCTGGGAGAGGTGGCACAGTCTATAGGATTTAAAAATAATTTTAAATTTTCAGGACCAGGAAAAATTAACTTTCAGCCTGTTTTAGAAGCAGAAGGGCCTGTTTTTGTCCACTTGAAAGTGAAAGCAGGTAATGCGGATGTTCCTATTATTGATATGACTCCTGAAGAGATTATAAATAGATTTATGAAAGAAATAAAAGAAAATAAAGAATAA
- a CDS encoding DNA-directed DNA polymerase → METKNMVLLDIDYVTEKDKPVIRLFGKEKGSDEVNHIIALDRTFEPYIYVIPQDMDSALEQLEEMGLENTQKVLKKDLAKELEFIKVTLKHPQEVPKLRDKILGLSMVKDIREHDIPFYRRYLIDKGLFPMSEIEITGEAVKESNCVSSKAKNVNIINLEESPLPLESKFPELKILSFDIEVRNPDGMPNSDKDEIIMIGLAGNFGVEKVISTKGEHLDYVEKVETEKEIIQRFVETVKTHQPDVIVGYNSDNFDFTYIRERAKLLGVRMNMGIDESELKFMRRGYTNAATIKGIIHVDLYLVMRRYMNLDRYTLERVYLELFGEEKFDLPGDRLWEYWDSDGDKLDELFRYSLDDVVATFKIAEKILPLNMELTRIVGQPLFDMARMATGQQVEWFLMRKAYEYGEVAPNKPSSSQYSERRGKRAVGGYVKEPDIGLHENIVQFDFRSLYPSIIISKNVSVDTFVKESVQGVIECIDEEIDIQEKNDISNDSNGDITNNNNNNNNNNNNNKYHVAPEYGYKFLKEPQGFIPSVIGQVLTERSRLKKKMNDSEEPMEKKILNVQQEALKRLANTMYGVYAYSRFRWYSIECAESITAWGRDYIKKTMKKAEPFGFHSIYADTDGFYATYKPELLKENANEDINANGDISDLEPEND, encoded by the coding sequence ATGGAAACCAAAAATATGGTACTTCTGGACATTGACTATGTCACAGAAAAAGATAAGCCAGTTATACGTTTATTTGGCAAAGAAAAAGGATCTGATGAAGTTAATCATATCATAGCTCTTGACAGGACTTTTGAACCTTACATATATGTCATTCCACAGGATATGGATAGTGCACTGGAACAATTGGAAGAGATGGGCCTGGAAAATACTCAAAAAGTTCTTAAAAAAGACCTGGCAAAGGAACTAGAATTTATTAAGGTCACTTTAAAACATCCTCAAGAGGTTCCCAAGCTTAGAGATAAAATACTGGGCTTAAGTATGGTTAAGGATATTAGGGAACATGATATTCCTTTCTATAGGAGATATTTAATAGATAAAGGCCTTTTTCCAATGTCTGAAATAGAAATTACGGGAGAAGCAGTGAAAGAATCGAACTGTGTTTCTTCAAAAGCTAAAAATGTGAATATAATAAATCTGGAAGAATCTCCTCTGCCTTTAGAGTCAAAATTCCCAGAATTGAAAATATTGAGTTTTGATATTGAGGTAAGAAATCCGGATGGTATGCCTAACTCGGATAAGGATGAAATTATCATGATTGGCCTAGCCGGAAATTTTGGTGTAGAAAAAGTCATATCTACCAAAGGAGAGCATCTGGATTATGTTGAAAAAGTGGAAACAGAAAAGGAAATTATCCAACGATTTGTAGAAACTGTAAAAACTCACCAACCAGATGTTATTGTGGGATATAATTCTGATAATTTTGATTTTACCTATATTCGCGAGAGGGCCAAGTTGCTGGGCGTTCGCATGAATATGGGGATTGATGAATCTGAATTAAAGTTTATGAGAAGGGGTTATACTAACGCCGCGACTATTAAAGGCATTATACATGTTGATTTATATTTGGTCATGCGCCGGTATATGAATCTGGACAGATATACCTTAGAGAGGGTTTATCTGGAATTATTTGGGGAAGAAAAATTTGACTTGCCTGGTGACCGACTATGGGAATATTGGGACAGTGATGGTGATAAACTTGATGAACTATTCCGTTATTCTTTAGATGATGTAGTGGCTACTTTTAAAATTGCAGAAAAGATTTTACCTCTAAACATGGAACTTACTCGTATAGTAGGCCAGCCTTTATTTGATATGGCTCGGATGGCCACTGGCCAACAAGTGGAATGGTTTTTAATGCGTAAAGCTTATGAATATGGTGAAGTTGCCCCTAATAAACCTTCTAGCTCTCAATATTCTGAAAGAAGGGGAAAAAGAGCAGTTGGTGGCTATGTTAAAGAGCCAGATATTGGGCTTCATGAGAATATAGTTCAATTCGATTTTAGAAGCTTGTATCCTAGTATCATTATCTCCAAAAATGTTTCTGTTGACACCTTTGTAAAAGAAAGTGTACAAGGGGTCATTGAATGTATTGATGAGGAGATTGACATTCAAGAGAAAAATGACATTAGTAATGACTCTAATGGGGATATAACTAATAATAATAATAATAATAATAATAATAATAATAATAATAAGTATCATGTAGCTCCAGAATATGGTTATAAATTCTTAAAAGAACCGCAAGGTTTCATCCCTTCAGTCATTGGTCAGGTTTTGACTGAAAGATCACGATTAAAAAAGAAAATGAACGATTCTGAAGAACCAATGGAGAAGAAAATTCTTAATGTACAACAAGAAGCCTTAAAAAGGCTGGCCAATACTATGTATGGAGTTTATGCCTATTCTCGTTTCAGATGGTATTCTATTGAATGTGCCGAGTCAATTACTGCCTGGGGAAGAGATTATATAAAGAAAACAATGAAAAAAGCAGAACCATTTGGTTTCCACAGTATTTACGCAGATACTGATGGTTTTTATGCTACTTATAAACCAGAACTATTAAAAGAAAATGCAAATGAAGACATAAATGCCAATGGGGATATAAGTGATTTAGAACCTGAAAATGATTAA
- a CDS encoding AI-2E family transporter, with protein sequence MIYKLKGTLTSAIFVVLILIIASFFVLSPLISMIILGAIFAYAIRPISGRMNPYLKFESVSIFLAMMLVITPLILIIAFSISTIIDSAPVIMGAASNVDAGSLNQTINQTSTQIASYIPGAFQPSANSIINGFKSLINAGLNVVLGYAGDIVQSIPMVALQLFIFIASTFYLAKDGDKILEYLRYALPQERRNFFRKLSEEVERVLKSIFYGHFLTALIIGIMAALGFYILGYPYALFLGILTGFLQLIPIIGPWPTYTALAIYDFATGNIPRGIIVLLFGFFLSGSDIYIRPKLSGKYADIHPLIFLLGFLGGPLVFGIVGFILGPLILGVTYAALLAYKNNDSNES encoded by the coding sequence ATGATCTACAAACTAAAAGGAACACTGACATCCGCCATATTTGTGGTTTTAATTTTGATAATAGCTTCTTTTTTTGTTTTATCTCCACTTATAAGCATGATAATATTGGGGGCCATTTTTGCCTATGCCATACGACCCATATCTGGCAGAATGAATCCTTATCTCAAATTCGAGTCGGTTTCCATTTTTCTGGCTATGATGCTGGTTATTACTCCATTAATTTTAATAATAGCCTTCAGTATAAGTACTATAATTGATTCTGCACCAGTTATTATGGGTGCGGCAAGTAATGTAGATGCTGGGAGTTTAAATCAGACTATTAATCAAACATCAACCCAAATTGCAAGTTATATACCTGGTGCTTTCCAACCATCAGCTAATTCTATCATTAATGGTTTTAAAAGTTTAATTAATGCTGGGTTAAATGTAGTTTTAGGTTATGCTGGAGATATAGTTCAATCGATACCTATGGTTGCTTTACAGCTATTTATATTCATTGCTTCTACATTTTACTTGGCTAAAGATGGTGATAAGATATTAGAATACTTAAGATATGCTTTACCTCAGGAGAGAAGGAATTTTTTCCGTAAACTGTCTGAAGAAGTAGAAAGAGTTCTAAAGAGCATATTTTATGGTCATTTTTTGACGGCTTTAATCATTGGAATAATGGCGGCACTGGGTTTCTATATTTTAGGATATCCTTATGCTCTATTTTTAGGAATATTGACTGGATTTCTGCAGCTCATACCAATTATTGGTCCCTGGCCAACCTATACTGCTCTTGCCATCTATGATTTTGCCACCGGCAATATTCCCAGAGGCATAATAGTGTTATTGTTTGGATTTTTCCTTAGTGGTAGTGATATTTACATCCGTCCTAAATTATCAGGAAAATATGCTGATATTCATCCCCTAATTTTTCTTTTAGGATTTTTAGGAGGCCCCCTAGTATTTGGTATTGTTGGATTCATTTTAGGACCTTTAATTTTGGGAGTAACTTATGCTGCGCTACTGGCCTATAAAAATAATGACTCAAATGAGTCTTAA
- a CDS encoding dihydroorotate dehydrogenase electron transfer subunit has protein sequence MHVPKVLEIKEVFEESETVKTFIFDWDMNSEDIIPQPGQFMMLWNFEDEKPMSISSIDSVKGELGISIKKVGEFTSNVHELEKGDKLGLRGPYGGGFDLKGSKILAVGGGIGMAPIASLVDHALIRGVEVDVVSASLTLDELLFVNRMKKAGASVFTCTDDGTCGFQGFATDRVESILMDHDYDMIVTCGPELMMSGILEMAKKHEIPAQFSMERWMKCAMGICGQCCVDDTGWRVCVEGPVFWSHEVNLIKEFGEYRRDSSGTRNYYK, from the coding sequence ATGCACGTTCCAAAGGTTTTAGAAATAAAAGAAGTTTTTGAAGAATCAGAAACTGTAAAAACATTTATATTTGACTGGGATATGAATTCAGAGGATATAATTCCTCAACCTGGTCAGTTCATGATGTTATGGAATTTTGAAGATGAAAAACCCATGTCCATTTCATCTATAGATTCAGTTAAGGGAGAATTAGGGATATCTATTAAGAAAGTGGGAGAATTCACTTCTAACGTCCATGAACTTGAAAAAGGGGATAAATTAGGCCTCCGAGGGCCTTATGGCGGAGGATTTGATTTAAAAGGCTCTAAAATACTGGCAGTTGGGGGTGGAATAGGAATGGCACCTATTGCTTCTTTGGTAGATCATGCCCTAATTAGGGGTGTGGAAGTTGATGTGGTTAGTGCATCACTTACTTTAGACGAATTATTGTTCGTAAATAGAATGAAAAAAGCAGGGGCCAGTGTTTTCACCTGTACTGATGATGGAACCTGTGGATTCCAGGGATTTGCCACCGATCGAGTGGAATCAATTTTAATGGACCATGATTACGATATGATTGTAACCTGTGGCCCGGAACTCATGATGAGTGGAATTCTGGAAATGGCCAAAAAACATGAGATTCCCGCCCAGTTTTCCATGGAGCGTTGGATGAAATGTGCCATGGGAATTTGTGGCCAGTGTTGTGTAGATGATACTGGATGGAGAGTTTGCGTGGAGGGGCCTGTTTTCTGGAGCCATGAGGTGAATCTGATTAAAGAGTTTGGTGAATATCGAAGAGACTCATCAGGGACTCGAAATTACTATAAATAG